Proteins encoded in a region of the Macaca mulatta isolate MMU2019108-1 chromosome X, T2T-MMU8v2.0, whole genome shotgun sequence genome:
- the LOC706216 gene encoding zinc finger X-linked protein ZXDB — MEIPKLLPARGTLQGGHGGIPAGGGRVHRGPDPPAGQVPTRRLLLLRGPQDGGPGRRCEEAGTASRGPGPSLLAPRPDQPSGGGDDFFLVLLDPVGGDVETVGSGQATGPVLREEAEEGPGFQGGESGANSAGRTALGPRCLSAVPTQAPISAPGPAAAFTGTVTIHNQDLLLRFENGVLTLATPPSHSWEQGAAPAQQPGCLIAPQAGFPHAAQPGDCPELPPDLLLAEQAEPAPAPAPEEEAEGPAAALGPRGPLGSGPGMVLYLCPEAQCGQSFAKKHQLKVHLLTHSSSQGQRPFKCPLGGCGWTFTTSYKLKRHLQSHDKLRPFGCPAEGCGKSFTTVYNLKAHMKGHEQENSFKCEVCEESFPTQAKLSAHQRSHFEPERPYQCAFSGCKKTFITVSALFSHNRAHFREQELFSCSFPGCSKQYDKACRLKIHLRSHTGERPFLCDFDGCGWNFTSMSKLLRHKRKHDDDRRFMCPVEGCGKSFTRAEHLKGHSITHLGTKPFVCPVEGCCARFSARSSLYIHSKKHLQDVDTWKSRCPISTCNKLFTSKHSMKTHMTKRHKVGQDLLAQLEAANSLTPSSELTSQRQNDLSDAEIVSLFSDIPDSTSAAVLDTALVNSGILTIDVASVSSTLAGHLPANSNSVGQAVDPPALMATSDPPQSLDTSLFFGMAATGFQQSPLDMDEVSSVSVGPLGSLGSLAMKNSSPEPQALTPSSKLTVDTDALTPSSTLCENSVSELLTPTKAEWNVHPDSDFFGQEGETQFGFPNVAGNHGSQKETDLITVTGSSFLV, encoded by the coding sequence ATGGAAATCCCGAAGCTGCTCCCGGCTCGCGGGACACTACAGGGCGGCCACGGCGGTATCCCCGCGGGTGGCGGCCGGGTCCACCGAGGCCCTGACCCGCCGGCTGGTCAGGTCCCCACGCGCCGCCTCCTGCTGCTCCGGGGCCCCCAAGATGGCGGGCCCGGGCGGCGGTGCGAGGAGGCCGGCACGGCATCACGGGGCCCTGGCCCAAGCCTGTTGGCGCCGAGGCCCGATCAACCTAGCGGCGGCGGCGACGACTTCTTCCTGGTGCTGCTTGACCCGGTGGGTGGCGACGTGGAGACAGTGGGCTCGGGTCAGGCCACAGGGCCTGTGTTGAgggaggaggccgaggagggcccGGGGTTCCAGGGGGGCGAGAGCGGCGCGAACTCCGCGGGGCGAACTGCCCTAGGCCCCCGCTGCCTGTCAGCGGTTCCCACTCAGGCCCCGATCTCCGCCCCCGGCCCCGCCGCGGCCTTCACCGGCACAGTCACTATCCACAACCAGGACCTGCTGTTGCGCTTTGAGAACGGCGTCCTCACCCTGGCCACGCCCCCATCACACTCCTGGGAGCAAGGGGCCGCTCCTGCCCAGCAGCCCGGGTGTCTGATCGCCCCGCAAGCCGGGTTCCCGCATGCCGCGCAGCCGGGTGATTGCCCAGAACTGCCGCCAGACCTCCTGCTAGCCGAGCAGGCCGAACCCGCGCCTGCTCCGGCGCCCGAGGAGGAGGCGGAGGGCCCGGCGGCCGCCCTGGGCCCCCGCGGACCGCTGGGCTCGGGCCCAGGCATGGTGCTGTACCTGTGCCCCGAGGCGCAGTGCGGGCAATCCTTCGCCAAGAAGCACCAGCTGAAGGTGCACCTGCTGACGCACAGCAGCAGCCAGGGCCAGAGGCCCTTCAAATGCCCCCTGGGTGGCTGCGGCTGGACCTTCACCACCTCTTACAAGCTCAAGAGGCACCTGCAGTCTCACGACAAACTGCGGCCTTTTGGCTGCCCAGCGGAGGGCTGTGGCAAGAGCTTCACCACCGTGTACAACCTCAAGGCGCACATGAAGGGCCATGAGCAGGAGAACTCATTCAAATGCGAGGTGTGCGAGGAGAGCTTCCCCACGCAGGCCAAACTCAGCGCCCACCAGCGCAGCCACTTCGAACCCGAGAGGCCTTACCAGTGCGCGTTTTCTGGCTGCAAGAAGACATTTATCACAGTGAGTGCTCTCTTTTCCCATAACCGCGCCCATTTCAGGGAACAGGAACTGTTTTCCTGCTCTTTTCCTGGCTGCAGCAAGCAATATGACAAGGCTTGTAGGTTGAAAATTCACCTGCGGAGTCACACCGGCGAGAGACCTTTCCTTTGTGACTTTGATGGCTGTGGCTGGAACTTCACCAGCATGTCCAAACTCTTAAGGCACAAAAGGAAGCACGACGATGACCGGAGGTTCATGTGCCCTGTGGAAGGCTGTGGGAAATCTTTCACGAGGGCTGAACATTTGAAAGGCCACAGCATAACCCACCTGGGTACAAAGCCTTTCGTGTGTCCTGTGGAAGGCTGCTGTGCCAGGTTCTCTGCTCGCAGTAGCCTCTACATTCACTCCAAGAAACACTTGCAGGATGTGGACACTTGGAAAAGCCGTTGCCCCATCTCCACTTGTAATAAACTCTTCACATCCAAGCACAGCATGAAGACGCACATGACCAAAAGGCACAAGGTGGGCCAGGATCTCTTAGCTCAGCTAGAAGCAGCAAATTCTCTTACACCCAGCAGTGAACTTACCAGCCAGAGACAGAATGATCTCAGTGATGCAGAGATTGTGTCTCTCTTCTCTGATATTCCTGACAGTACTTCTGCTGCAGTGCTGGACACAGCACTGGTGAACTCTGGAATCTTGACTATTGATGTGGCTTCTGTGAGCTCGACTCTGGCAGGGCACCTCCCTGCTAATAGTAATTCCGTAGGGCAGGCTGTGGACCCTCCGGCCTTGATGGCCACCAGCGACCCTCCTCAAAGTCTGGATACCTCTCTCTTTTTCGGAATGGCGGCCACTGGTTTTCAGCAGAGCCCCTTAGATATGGATGAGGTCTCAAGTGTAAGTGTGGGGCCATTGGGATCTCTGGGCTCTTTGGCCATGAAAAACTCCAGTCCAGAGCCCCAGGCTTTGACACCCAGCAGTAAGCTAACAGTGGACACAGATGCTCTGACTCCTTCAAGCACCCTTTGTGAAAACAGTGTCTCAGAACTACTGACACCAACCAAAGCGGAGTGGAACGTACATCCTGACTCTGACTTCTTTGGACAGGAGGGAGAAACCCAGTTTGGATTCCCCAACGTAGCAGGAAACCACGGTTCTCAGAAAGAAACAGATCTTATCACTGTGACTGGCAGCTCATTTTTGGTATGA